Proteins from one Daphnia pulicaria isolate SC F1-1A chromosome 3, SC_F0-13Bv2, whole genome shotgun sequence genomic window:
- the LOC124328439 gene encoding uncharacterized protein K02A2.6-like, protein MCSLRAKRSGRLQSVDSGRSETICGRPSVVQQPYSDPPSKCAETLRKLHSAHQGIERTKRRARQLVYWPGLSSDITNMVRACEKCEKALPSLQREPLMSDPNPTRVFEDVSVDIFCHAGNHYLIYADRLMGWPAVFEFVKRDLCSRDVIRSCMRCFADFGVPVRVRSDGGTNLTSAENINFFRNWGVISVNSTPHYPQSNGHAEAAVKAMKNLVQKAAPNGHLDTDAFQQGLLEWRNTPREAGLSPAEIVFGHPIRSILPAHHTAFANKWRELMDLSDRLDDQAERVKAAYDQHARPLRPLRVGDSVRVQDADSKRWDKQGIIVSVGESRDYRVKMQSGRIYLRNRKFLRLVSPPPALHRCRPSCPVTRNRHKSGGARSTASAGSFVKPAPPSG, encoded by the coding sequence ATGTGTTCCCTTCGCGCCAAGAGGAGTGGCCGATTGCAATCCGTGGATTCTGGAAGATCCGAAACGATCTGTGGACGGCCTAGTGTTGTACAACAGCCGTATAGTGATCCCCCCTCCAAATGTGCCGAAACATTACGCAAATTACATTCTGCGCATCAGGGCATAGAGCGCACAAAACGTCGTGCCCGTCAACTCGTCTATTGGCCGGGTCTATCCAGCGACATCACCAACATGGTCAGAGCGTGTGAAAAATGCGAAAAGGCGTTACCAAGCCTCCAACGCGAACCTCTCATGTCTGATCCCAACCCAACGCGCGTGTTTGAGGACGTCTCCGTCGACATTTTTTGTCACGCCGGCAACCATTATTTAATCTACGCTGATCGGTTAATGGGGTGGCCAGCAGTGTTCGAATTCGTGAAACGTGATCTTTGTTCCCGCGACGTGATTCGGTCGTGCATGCGGTGCTTCGCTGATTTCGGTGTTCCCGTCCGAGTACGTTCTGATGGTGGCACCAACCTGACATCAGCTgaaaacataaattttttcaGGAACTGGGGCGTAATTTCTGTCAATTCGACACCCCATTACCCTCAATCTAATGGCCATGCAGAAGCGGCCGTCAAAGCTATGAAGAATCTGGTTCAAAAAGCAGCCCCGAACGGCCATCTGGACACCGACGCCTTCCAACAGGGCCTATTGGAGTGGCGCAACACTCCCCGTGAAGCTGGCCTATCGCCGGCCGAAATTGTCTTTGGCCATCCCATCCGATCCATCCTGCCGGCCCATCACACCGCTTTTGCCAACAAGTGGCGCGAGCTGATGGACTTATCGGACCGCCTGGACGATCAAGCCGAACGTGTGAAAGCCGCATACGACCAGCATGCACGCCCATTACGTCCACTACGAGTTGGTGACTCTGTCCGTGTCCAAGACGCTGATTCTAAGCGCTGGGACAAGCAAGGCATCATTGTGTCAGTCGGCGAGAGCCGCGACTACCGCGTCAAAATGCAAAGTGGCCGGATTTACTTGCGAAACAGAAAGTTCCTCCGccttgtttcccccccccccgctctCCACCGATGCCGACCCAGCTGCCCCGTCACCCGCAATCGACACAAATCCGGAGGAGCCCGGTCCACTGCCTCCGCCGGATCATTCGTCAAACCAGCGCCACCGTCGGGTTAA
- the LOC124329347 gene encoding uncharacterized protein LOC124329347 isoform X3 has product MPELNQNLTLLHDAVPKSSWQCHPQPCFARVDFWLRKVYFVSKDDSTKVLATSLLENTMNIRNPKSDWLEYELVSYLNPHDLKSLVWASERKFQAQNCKMQQLWLLRNREEKETISHLPLLSFIVLRVGHLSAGIILGMREAICQMSLSFVSLTMGRLSSLTLRLAANGNNLPFFPFVHPTDDRLWPPYAPNNTTTGNDFVARGR; this is encoded by the exons ATGCcagaattaaatcaaaatctcACCCTTCTACACGATGCA GTACCCAAGTCTAGCTGGCAATGTCATCCACAGCCTTGTTTTGCCAGAGTGGATTTCTGGTTACGAAAAGTATACTTTGTATCCAAGGATGACTCAACAAAAGTCCTCGCAACCAGTTTACTGGAAAACACCATGAACATCAGAAATCCCAAGTCAGATTGGCTCGAGTATGAATTGGTCAGTTATCTCAATCCACATGATTTAA AATCCTTGGTGTGGGCAAGCGAAAGAAAATTCCAAGCTCAAAATTGCAAGATGCAGCAGCTTTGGTTGTTGAGAAACCGAGAAGAG aagGAAACAATCAGCCATCTTCCTCTATTATCGTTCATCGTTTTGAGAGTGGGTCACCTGTCGGCCGGAATAATTCTGGGAATG CGGGAGGCAATTTGCCAAATGTCCCTTTCGTTCGTCAGTCTGACAATGGGTCGCCTGTCCTCACTAACATTACGACTAGCTGCGAATG GAAACAATTTGCCGTTTTTCCCGTTCGTTCATCCGACTGATGACAGATTGTGGCCACCTTATGCCCCGAATAATACTACGACTGGAAATG atTTCGTCGCCCGTGGCAGATGA
- the LOC124329347 gene encoding uncharacterized protein LOC124329347 isoform X2 — protein MPELNQNLTLLHDAVPKSSWQCHPQPCFARVDFWLRKVYFVSKDDSTKVLATSLLENTMNIRNPKSDWLEYELVSYLNPHDLKSLVWASERKFQAQNCKMQQLWLLRNREEKETISHLPLLSFIVLRVGHLSAGIILGMREAICQMSLSFVSLTMGRLSSLTLRLAANAGNNLPFFPFVHPTDDRLWPPYAPNNTTTGNDFVARGR, from the exons ATGCcagaattaaatcaaaatctcACCCTTCTACACGATGCA GTACCCAAGTCTAGCTGGCAATGTCATCCACAGCCTTGTTTTGCCAGAGTGGATTTCTGGTTACGAAAAGTATACTTTGTATCCAAGGATGACTCAACAAAAGTCCTCGCAACCAGTTTACTGGAAAACACCATGAACATCAGAAATCCCAAGTCAGATTGGCTCGAGTATGAATTGGTCAGTTATCTCAATCCACATGATTTAA AATCCTTGGTGTGGGCAAGCGAAAGAAAATTCCAAGCTCAAAATTGCAAGATGCAGCAGCTTTGGTTGTTGAGAAACCGAGAAGAG aagGAAACAATCAGCCATCTTCCTCTATTATCGTTCATCGTTTTGAGAGTGGGTCACCTGTCGGCCGGAATAATTCTGGGAATG CGGGAGGCAATTTGCCAAATGTCCCTTTCGTTCGTCAGTCTGACAATGGGTCGCCTGTCCTCACTAACATTACGACTAGCTGCGAATG CAGGAAACAATTTGCCGTTTTTCCCGTTCGTTCATCCGACTGATGACAGATTGTGGCCACCTTATGCCCCGAATAATACTACGACTGGAAATG atTTCGTCGCCCGTGGCAGATGA
- the LOC124329347 gene encoding uncharacterized protein LOC124329347 isoform X1 → MTLPSEPPTDVYNVSSPPIEMHQSPPCLIDSSANINSSSSSASSYISTSSNNVSSNRLKRRRLHYSSGSENIPLANSQFEVIQQQLKIIQDQQSALTEISQKVAALTKAVQQSNGNIPVLEEDRARHATIVEKEFDFLPIKDPVQLCSFDVMVGAREKQSISLIFHWAAAFEKSKTINSFLRSIFSQLMEPEVGHIVQWKTRRVANELITGLKCMPNILAIILVTANFGQRPTTSRNKTSRISLIDARKSENKTHAHTVIIFFHFFKIRYF, encoded by the exons ATGACACTTCCGTCGGAACCTCCTACAGATGTCTACAATGTTAGTTCTCCACCGATTGAAATGCATCAATCACCTCCATGTTTGATCGATAGCTCTGCAAACATCAATTCGTCAAGCAGTTCGGCATCAAGTTACATTTCAACATCAAGTAACAACGTTTCTTCCAACCGTTTGAAAAGGCGAAGACTTCATTACAGTTCCGGAAGTGAAA ATATTCCTCTTGCAAATTCTCAGTTTGAAGTAATCCAACAACAACTGAAAATAATACAAGATCAGCAATCTGCCCTAACTGAAATTTCGCAGAAAGTTGCGGCGCTCACAAAAGCCGTACAACAATCTAATGGAAATATTCCGGTGTTGGAAGAAGACCGTGCTCGTCATGCAACTATCGTTGAAAaagagtttgattttttaccaATAAAAGATCCTGTTCAGCTCTGTAGTTTTGACGTGATGGTTGGAGCTCGTGAGAAACAGTCAATAAGTTTG ATATTTCACTGGGCCGCGGCGTTTGAAAAATCGAAAACCATCAACTCTTTTCTACGTAGCATTTTCTCTCAACTGATGGAGCCAGAGGTGGGACACATTGTTCAGTGGAAGACGAGACGAGTTGCTAATGAACTCATAACTGGCTTGAAGTGTATGCCCAATATTCTAGCCATTATACTCG tAACTGCCAATTTCGGTCAAAGGCCAACAACATCCCGAAACAAGACGTCCAGGATTTCATTGATCGATGcaagaaaatcagaaaacaaGACGCATGCACACACagtcattattttctttcattttttcaagataagatatttttga